In bacterium, one DNA window encodes the following:
- a CDS encoding SMI1/KNR4 family protein, producing MATPREVLEQADGMELVDEDGNKSTIELLPPLAATEMAKLEERIGPLPEDVRELLEFSRGFSGVMESVDLYGQHDYFSAREAFPHGHPIASDGFGNFWVVDVRPGAATWDGIFFACHDPAVFVFQTDSLAEFLAEVIRFGNPPWESAINDVHEDHAMRIWHEKSRGLTVADSLASDDDTLAEFAATLDDTFEIFDLREAGCGDGFAWGRYGPCTVLRRHGMERLFAIQIPPRKPSLLGRLFGRSAKAGGPGPRQAQDLR from the coding sequence ATGGCAACGCCGCGGGAGGTTCTGGAGCAGGCGGACGGCATGGAGTTGGTGGATGAGGACGGCAACAAGTCAACCATCGAGCTACTCCCGCCGCTCGCCGCGACTGAGATGGCCAAGCTCGAGGAGCGGATCGGGCCGCTGCCTGAGGACGTGCGCGAGCTACTCGAGTTCAGCCGTGGCTTCTCTGGCGTGATGGAGTCCGTGGACCTGTACGGACAGCACGACTACTTCAGCGCGCGAGAGGCGTTCCCCCATGGGCATCCCATCGCCTCCGATGGGTTCGGCAACTTCTGGGTGGTGGACGTGCGCCCCGGGGCCGCAACGTGGGACGGCATCTTCTTCGCCTGCCATGACCCGGCGGTGTTCGTGTTCCAGACGGACTCCCTGGCCGAGTTCCTGGCCGAGGTGATCCGCTTTGGCAACCCTCCCTGGGAGAGTGCGATCAACGATGTGCATGAGGACCACGCCATGCGCATCTGGCACGAGAAGTCACGAGGCCTGACCGTGGCGGACAGCCTCGCCTCGGACGACGACACGCTCGCGGAGTTCGCCGCGACGTTGGACGACACGTTCGAGATCTTCGACCTGCGCGAGGCAGGCTGCGGCGACGGCTTCGCGTGGGGGAGGTACGGACCATGCACCGTCCTCCGGCGGCACGGCATGGAGCGCCTCTTCGCCATCCAGATACCTCCCCGCAAGCCGTCGCTGTTAGGCAGGCTGTTCGGCCGTTCGGCCAAGGCGGGTGGACCTGGACCGCGACAAGCACAAGATCTGAGGTGA